In a single window of the Phocoena phocoena chromosome 14, mPhoPho1.1, whole genome shotgun sequence genome:
- the C1D gene encoding nuclear nucleic acid-binding protein C1D → MAGEEINEDYPVEIHEYLSTFENSIGAVDEMLKTMMSVSRNELLQKLDPLEQAKVDLVSAYTLNSMFWVYLATQGVNPKEHPVKQELERIRVYMNRVKEITDKKKAGKLDRAAASRFVKNALWEPKPKNASKIANKGKSKS, encoded by the exons ATGGCAGGCGAAGAAATTAATGAAGACTATCCAGTAGAAATTCATGAATATTTATCAACATTTGAGAATTCCATTGGTGCTGTGGATGAGATGCTGAAGACCATGATGTCTGTTTCTAGAAATGAGTTGTTGCAGAAG TTGGACCCACTTGAACAAGCAAAAGTGGATTTAGTTTCTGCTTACACATTGAATTCAATGTTTTGGG TTTATTTGGCAACGCAGGGAGTTAATCCTAAGGAACATCCAGTAAAGCAGGAATTG gAGAGAATCAGAGTATACATGAACAGAGTCAAGGAAataacagacaagaaaaaggcTGGCAAGCTAGACAGGGCTGCGGCTTCaagatttgtaaaaaatgcccTATGGGAACCAAAACCTAAAAATGCATCCAAAATTGCcaataaaggaaaaagtaaaagttaA